A window of the Pongo abelii isolate AG06213 chromosome 10, NHGRI_mPonAbe1-v2.0_pri, whole genome shotgun sequence genome harbors these coding sequences:
- the B3GNT4 gene encoding N-acetyllactosaminide beta-1,3-N-acetylglucosaminyltransferase 4 isoform X1 produces the protein MLPPQPSAAHQGRGGRSGLLPKGPAMLRRLGWLVSYSLAVLLLGCLLFLRKEAKPAGDPTAHQPFWAPPAPRHSWCPPNHTVSSASLSLPSRHRLFLTYRHCRNFSILLEPSGCSKDTFLLLAIKSQPGHVEHRAAIRSTWGRVGGRARGRQLKLVFLLGVAGPTPPAQLLAYESREFDDILQWDFTEDFFNLTLKELHLQRWVMAACPQAHFMLKGDDDVFVHVPNVLEFLDGWDPAQDLLVGDVIRQALPNRNTKVKYFIPPSMYRATHYPPYAGGGGYVMSRAMVQRLQAIMEEAELFPIDDVFVGMCLRRLGLSPMHHAGFKTFGIRSPLDPLDPCLYRGLLLVHRLSPLEMWTMWALVTDEGLKCAAAPIPQR, from the exons ATGCTTCCTCCCCAGCCTTCCGCAGCCCACCAGGGAAGGGGCGGTAGGAGTGGCCTTTTACCAAAG GGACCGGCGATGCTCCGCAGGCTGGGCTGGCTGGTCTCGTACAGCTTGGCTGTGCTGTTGCTCGGCTGCCTGCTCTTCCTGAGGAAGGAGGCCAAGCCCGCAGGAGACCCCACAGCCCACCAGCCTTTCTGGGCTCCCCCAGCGCCCCGTCACAGCTGGTGTCCACCCAACCACACAGTGTCTAGCGCCTCTCTGTCCCTGCCTAGCCGTCACCGTCTCTTCTTGACATATCGCCACTGCCGAAATTTCTCTATCTTGCTGGAGCCTTCAGGCTGTTCCAAGGATACCTTCTTGCTCCTGGCCATCAAGTCACAGCCTGGTCACGTGGAGCACCGTGCGGCTATCCGCAGCacgtggggcagggtggggggccGGGCTAGGGGCCGGCAGCTGAAGCTGGTGTTCCTCCTAGGGGTGGCAGGACCCACTCCCCCAGCCCAGCTGCTGGCCTATGAGAGTAGGGAGTTTGATGACATCCTCCAGTGGGACTTCACTGAGGACTTCTTCAACCTGACGCTCAAGGAGCTGCACCTGCAGCGCTGGGTGATGGCTGCCTGCCCCCAGGCCCATTTCATGCTAAAGGGAGATGACGATGTCTTTGTCCACGTCCCCAACGTGTTAGAGTTCCTGGATGGCTGGGACCCGGCCCAGGACCTCCTGGTGGGAGATGTCATCCGCCAAGCCCTGCCCAACAGGAACACTAAGGTCAAATACTTCATCCCACCCTCAATGTACAGAGCCACCCACTACCCACCCTATGCTGGTGGAGGAGGGTATGTCATGTCCAGAGCCATGGTGCAGCGCCTCCAGGCTATCATGGAAGAGGCTGAACTCTTCCCCATTGATGATGTCTTTGTGGGTATGTGCCTGAGGAGGCTGGGGCTCAGCCCCATGCACCATGCTGGCTTCAAGACATTTGGAATCCGGAGTCCCCTGGACCCCTTAGACCCCTGCCTGTATAGGGGGCTCCTGCTGGTGCACCGCCTCAGCCCCCTCGAGATGTGGACCATGTGGGCACTGGTGACAGATGAGGGGCTCAAGTGTGCAGCCGCCCCCATACCCCAGCGCTGA
- the B3GNT4 gene encoding N-acetyllactosaminide beta-1,3-N-acetylglucosaminyltransferase 4 isoform X2, with the protein MLRRLGWLVSYSLAVLLLGCLLFLRKEAKPAGDPTAHQPFWAPPAPRHSWCPPNHTVSSASLSLPSRHRLFLTYRHCRNFSILLEPSGCSKDTFLLLAIKSQPGHVEHRAAIRSTWGRVGGRARGRQLKLVFLLGVAGPTPPAQLLAYESREFDDILQWDFTEDFFNLTLKELHLQRWVMAACPQAHFMLKGDDDVFVHVPNVLEFLDGWDPAQDLLVGDVIRQALPNRNTKVKYFIPPSMYRATHYPPYAGGGGYVMSRAMVQRLQAIMEEAELFPIDDVFVGMCLRRLGLSPMHHAGFKTFGIRSPLDPLDPCLYRGLLLVHRLSPLEMWTMWALVTDEGLKCAAAPIPQR; encoded by the coding sequence ATGCTCCGCAGGCTGGGCTGGCTGGTCTCGTACAGCTTGGCTGTGCTGTTGCTCGGCTGCCTGCTCTTCCTGAGGAAGGAGGCCAAGCCCGCAGGAGACCCCACAGCCCACCAGCCTTTCTGGGCTCCCCCAGCGCCCCGTCACAGCTGGTGTCCACCCAACCACACAGTGTCTAGCGCCTCTCTGTCCCTGCCTAGCCGTCACCGTCTCTTCTTGACATATCGCCACTGCCGAAATTTCTCTATCTTGCTGGAGCCTTCAGGCTGTTCCAAGGATACCTTCTTGCTCCTGGCCATCAAGTCACAGCCTGGTCACGTGGAGCACCGTGCGGCTATCCGCAGCacgtggggcagggtggggggccGGGCTAGGGGCCGGCAGCTGAAGCTGGTGTTCCTCCTAGGGGTGGCAGGACCCACTCCCCCAGCCCAGCTGCTGGCCTATGAGAGTAGGGAGTTTGATGACATCCTCCAGTGGGACTTCACTGAGGACTTCTTCAACCTGACGCTCAAGGAGCTGCACCTGCAGCGCTGGGTGATGGCTGCCTGCCCCCAGGCCCATTTCATGCTAAAGGGAGATGACGATGTCTTTGTCCACGTCCCCAACGTGTTAGAGTTCCTGGATGGCTGGGACCCGGCCCAGGACCTCCTGGTGGGAGATGTCATCCGCCAAGCCCTGCCCAACAGGAACACTAAGGTCAAATACTTCATCCCACCCTCAATGTACAGAGCCACCCACTACCCACCCTATGCTGGTGGAGGAGGGTATGTCATGTCCAGAGCCATGGTGCAGCGCCTCCAGGCTATCATGGAAGAGGCTGAACTCTTCCCCATTGATGATGTCTTTGTGGGTATGTGCCTGAGGAGGCTGGGGCTCAGCCCCATGCACCATGCTGGCTTCAAGACATTTGGAATCCGGAGTCCCCTGGACCCCTTAGACCCCTGCCTGTATAGGGGGCTCCTGCTGGTGCACCGCCTCAGCCCCCTCGAGATGTGGACCATGTGGGCACTGGTGACAGATGAGGGGCTCAAGTGTGCAGCCGCCCCCATACCCCAGCGCTGA
- the DIABLO gene encoding diablo IAP-binding mitochondrial protein isoform X2: protein MKSDFYFQKSEPHSLSSEALMRRAVSLVTDSTSTFLSQTTYALIEAITEYTKAVYTLTSLYRQYTSLLGKMNSQEEDEVWQVIIGARAEMTSKHQEYLKLETTWMTAVGLSEMAAEAAYQTGADQASITARNHIQLVKLQVEEVHQLSRKAETKLAEAQIEELRQKTQEEGEERAESEQEAYLRED from the exons ATGAAATCTGACTTCTACTTCCAG AAATCGGAGCCTCATTCCCTTAGTAGTGAAGCATTGATGAGGAGAGCGGTGTCTTTGGTAACAGATAGCACCTCTACCTTTCTCTCTCAGACCACATATGCATTGATTGAAGCTATTACTGAATATACTAAG GCTGTTTATACCTTAACTTCTCTTTACCGACAATATACAAGTTTACTTGGGAAAATGAATTCACAGGAGGAAGATGAAGTGTGGCAGGTGATCATAGGAGCCAGAGCTGAG ATGACTTCAAAACACCAAGAGTacttgaagctggaaaccacttGGATGACTGCAGTTGGGCTTTCAGAGATGGCAGCAGAAGCTGCATATCAAACTG GCGCAGATCAGGCCTCTATAACCGCCAGGAATCACATTCAGCTGGTGAAACTGCAGGTGGAGGAGGTGCACCAGCTCTCCCGGAAAGCAGAAACCAAGCTGGCAGAAGCACAGATAGAAGAGCTCCGTCAGAAAAcacaggaggaaggggaggagcgGGCGGAGTCGGAGCAGGAGGCCTACCTGCGTGAGGATTGA
- the DIABLO gene encoding diablo IAP-binding mitochondrial protein precursor (The RefSeq protein has 1 substitution compared to this genomic sequence), which produces MAVLKSWLSRSVTLLFRYRQCLCVPVVANFKKRCFSELIRPWHKTVTVGFGVTLCAVPIAQKSEPHSLSSEALMRRAVSLVTDSTSTFLSQTTYALIEAITEYTKAVYTLTSLYRQYTSLLGKMNSQEEDEVWQVIIGARAEMTSKHQEYLKLETTWMTAVGLSEMAAEAAYQTGADQAPITARNHIQLVKLQVEEVHQLSRKAETKLAEAQIEELRQKTQEEGEERAESEQEAYLRED; this is translated from the exons ATGGCGGTTCTGAAGAGTTGGCTGTCGCGCAGCGTAACCTTACTCTTCAG GTACAGACAGTGTTTGTGTGTTCCTGTTGTGGCTAACTTTAAGAAGCGGTGTTTCTCAGAATTGATAAGACCATGGCACAAAACTGTGACGGTTGGCTTTGGAGTAACACTGTGTGCGGTTCCTATTGCACAG AAATCGGAGCCTCATTCCCTTAGTAGTGAAGCATTGATGAGGAGAGCGGTGTCTTTGGTAACAGATAGCACCTCTACCTTTCTCTCTCAGACCACATATGCATTGATTGAAGCTATTACTGAATATACTAAG GCTGTTTATACCTTAACTTCTCTTTACCGACAATATACAAGTTTACTTGGGAAAATGAATTCACAGGAGGAAGATGAAGTGTGGCAGGTGATCATAGGAGCCAGAGCTGAG ATGACTTCAAAACACCAAGAGTacttgaagctggaaaccacttGGATGACTGCAGTTGGGCTTTCAGAGATGGCAGCAGAAGCTGCATATCAAACTG GCGCAGATCAGGCCTCTATAACCGCCAGGAATCACATTCAGCTGGTGAAACTGCAGGTGGAGGAGGTGCACCAGCTCTCCCGGAAAGCAGAAACCAAGCTGGCAGAAGCACAGATAGAAGAGCTCCGTCAGAAAAcacaggaggaaggggaggagcgGGCGGAGTCGGAGCAGGAGGCCTACCTGCGTGAGGATTGA
- the DIABLO gene encoding diablo IAP-binding mitochondrial protein isoform X1, with product MAVLKSWLSRSVTLLFRYRQCLCVPVVANFKKRCFSELIRPWHKTVTVGFGVTLCAVPIAQKSEPHSLSSEALMRRAVSLVTDSTSTFLSQTTYALIEAITEYTKAVYTLTSLYRQYTSLLGKMNSQEEDEVWQVIIGARAEMTSKHQEYLKLETTWMTAVGLSEMAAEAAYQTDGENETWNHSQWQNQDKLFIYVRLRGADQASITARNHIQLVKLQVEEVHQLSRKAETKLAEAQIEELRQKTQEEGEERAESEQEAYLRED from the exons ATGGCGGTTCTGAAGAGTTGGCTGTCGCGCAGCGTAACCTTACTCTTCAG GTACAGACAGTGTTTGTGTGTTCCTGTTGTGGCTAACTTTAAGAAGCGGTGTTTCTCAGAATTGATAAGACCATGGCACAAAACTGTGACGGTTGGCTTTGGAGTAACACTGTGTGCGGTTCCTATTGCACAG AAATCGGAGCCTCATTCCCTTAGTAGTGAAGCATTGATGAGGAGAGCGGTGTCTTTGGTAACAGATAGCACCTCTACCTTTCTCTCTCAGACCACATATGCATTGATTGAAGCTATTACTGAATATACTAAG GCTGTTTATACCTTAACTTCTCTTTACCGACAATATACAAGTTTACTTGGGAAAATGAATTCACAGGAGGAAGATGAAGTGTGGCAGGTGATCATAGGAGCCAGAGCTGAG ATGACTTCAAAACACCAAGAGTacttgaagctggaaaccacttGGATGACTGCAGTTGGGCTTTCAGAGATGGCAGCAGAAGCTGCATATCAAACTG atggagaaAATGAGACCTGGAATCATAGTCAGTGGCAAAACCAGGACAAATTATTTATCTATGTCAGGCTTCGTG GCGCAGATCAGGCCTCTATAACCGCCAGGAATCACATTCAGCTGGTGAAACTGCAGGTGGAGGAGGTGCACCAGCTCTCCCGGAAAGCAGAAACCAAGCTGGCAGAAGCACAGATAGAAGAGCTCCGTCAGAAAAcacaggaggaaggggaggagcgGGCGGAGTCGGAGCAGGAGGCCTACCTGCGTGAGGATTGA
- the DIABLO gene encoding diablo IAP-binding mitochondrial protein isoform X3, with amino-acid sequence MRRAVSLVTDSTSTFLSQTTYALIEAITEYTKAVYTLTSLYRQYTSLLGKMNSQEEDEVWQVIIGARAEMTSKHQEYLKLETTWMTAVGLSEMAAEAAYQTGADQASITARNHIQLVKLQVEEVHQLSRKAETKLAEAQIEELRQKTQEEGEERAESEQEAYLRED; translated from the exons ATGAGGAGAGCGGTGTCTTTGGTAACAGATAGCACCTCTACCTTTCTCTCTCAGACCACATATGCATTGATTGAAGCTATTACTGAATATACTAAG GCTGTTTATACCTTAACTTCTCTTTACCGACAATATACAAGTTTACTTGGGAAAATGAATTCACAGGAGGAAGATGAAGTGTGGCAGGTGATCATAGGAGCCAGAGCTGAG ATGACTTCAAAACACCAAGAGTacttgaagctggaaaccacttGGATGACTGCAGTTGGGCTTTCAGAGATGGCAGCAGAAGCTGCATATCAAACTG GCGCAGATCAGGCCTCTATAACCGCCAGGAATCACATTCAGCTGGTGAAACTGCAGGTGGAGGAGGTGCACCAGCTCTCCCGGAAAGCAGAAACCAAGCTGGCAGAAGCACAGATAGAAGAGCTCCGTCAGAAAAcacaggaggaaggggaggagcgGGCGGAGTCGGAGCAGGAGGCCTACCTGCGTGAGGATTGA
- the LOC129049361 gene encoding uncharacterized LOC128125816 homolog, translating to MPASSTVHVLQLLRELLAFVLLSYTVLIGALLLAGWTTYFLVLK from the coding sequence ATGCCGGCCTCGTCCACCGTCCACGTGCTGCAGCTGCTGCGGGAGCTGCTCGCCTTCGTGCTCCTCAGCTACACTGTGCTCATCGGGGCGCTGCTGCTGGCCGGCTGGACCACTTACTTCCTGGTGCTGAAGTGA